From Serinicoccus profundi, the proteins below share one genomic window:
- a CDS encoding YdcF family protein: MLLLAGGVLALLGLVLPGLLLTYAVQRLARGRRDGETRGALIGGPVTLIAPIAGLLLLGYAAAPALVGLGAGLLVLAAWPGIVMVALLLVRWRLTRPGAASGSGAVIVLGAPVPDGEVGEELAARLRGGLAALASLPGPLGAAGATGLLAPLVLTGGRGRKGRPAEAVAMERWVRQADPSATVVLEDRATTTEENLLLSTDLLRGRGAEPPYAVVTSAYHAARTRLLVARHRLPLRVVGVPVPMELPVGAYLRELLIVLKQARWAHVVAGAVVIAVAVLVGLAAR, encoded by the coding sequence GTGCTCCTGCTCGCCGGGGGCGTCCTGGCGCTGCTGGGTCTGGTCCTGCCCGGACTGCTCCTGACGTATGCCGTCCAGCGGCTCGCGCGGGGCCGTCGCGACGGCGAGACCCGGGGCGCGCTCATCGGGGGTCCGGTGACCCTGATCGCGCCGATCGCCGGGCTGCTCCTGCTCGGGTATGCCGCCGCCCCGGCGCTCGTCGGGCTCGGCGCGGGCCTGCTCGTCCTGGCCGCCTGGCCGGGGATCGTCATGGTGGCCCTGCTGCTGGTCCGGTGGCGGTTGACCCGTCCCGGCGCCGCCTCCGGCTCCGGGGCGGTCATCGTCCTCGGCGCGCCGGTGCCCGACGGCGAGGTGGGGGAGGAGCTCGCCGCGCGCCTGCGGGGCGGGCTGGCCGCGCTCGCCTCCCTGCCGGGGCCGCTGGGCGCCGCCGGCGCCACCGGCCTCCTCGCCCCGCTCGTGCTCACCGGGGGGCGCGGCCGCAAGGGGCGTCCCGCCGAGGCCGTCGCGATGGAGCGGTGGGTCAGGCAGGCCGACCCGTCGGCCACGGTGGTGCTCGAGGACCGGGCGACGACGACCGAGGAGAACCTCCTGCTCTCCACCGACCTCCTGCGCGGGCGCGGGGCCGAACCGCCCTACGCGGTGGTGACCAGCGCCTACCACGCCGCCCGGACCCGACTCCTCGTCGCCCGCCACCGCCTGCCGCTGCGGGTGGTGGGGGTGCCGGTGCCGATGGAGCTACCGGTCGGGGCCTACCTGCGCGAGCTGCTCATCGTGCTCAAGCAGGCGCGGTGGGCCCACGTCGTGGCCGGTGCGGTCGTCATCGCCGTCGCGGTCCTCGTCGGGCTCGCGGCGCGCTGA
- a CDS encoding TetR/AcrR family transcriptional regulator, whose product MSKGEQTRSRLLDAFEDLVIEHGERAATLAATADQAGVSKGGLLYHFGSKEALVQGLADRLAVFGGAEERRLSSMPDALEVFLRESVAANQPLDRTYLALLKLGQLDEHHVARAALQQLDEHYLAALTEALGDPDLAFLVLRVSDGIYVRTALGGRDALPADSVDRTLALLASVPR is encoded by the coding sequence ATGTCCAAGGGTGAACAGACGCGGTCCCGCCTGCTCGACGCCTTCGAGGACCTCGTCATCGAGCACGGGGAGCGGGCGGCGACGCTGGCCGCGACGGCGGACCAGGCCGGGGTGTCCAAGGGCGGCCTGCTCTACCACTTCGGGTCCAAGGAGGCCCTCGTGCAGGGGTTGGCCGACCGGTTGGCGGTCTTCGGTGGAGCCGAGGAGCGCCGGCTGTCCTCGATGCCCGACGCGCTGGAGGTCTTCCTCCGGGAGTCGGTGGCGGCCAACCAGCCGCTGGACCGGACCTATCTCGCGCTCCTCAAGCTCGGCCAGCTCGACGAGCACCATGTGGCCCGTGCGGCGCTGCAGCAGCTCGACGAGCACTACCTCGCCGCGCTGACCGAGGCGCTGGGCGACCCCGACCTCGCCTTCCTCGTGCTGCGCGTCAGCGACGGCATCTACGTCCGCACCGCCCTGGGCGGTCGCGACGCGCTGCCGGCCGACTCGGTCGACCGGACCCTCGCCCTGCTCGCCTCCGTGCCGCGGTAG
- a CDS encoding MFS transporter — MASTSVTAPSLPTRPERMGRLPYTRAHTRVLLGSGTGWALDAMDVGLISFVGLAIATQWDLTRTEQSWLLSIGFVGMALGATFGGMLADRYGRRTVFALTLLVYGLATGASALVSGLAALLVLRFLVGIGLGAELPVASTLVSELSPTRIRGRMVVILESFWAVGWLLAALIGYFVVPISDNGWRWAFAVGLVPAVYAVVIRWGMPESPLFLERRGRVAEAEEVVRAFEDSAGLPHEESRPLPEAPPRTPGTLWSAAYRVRTLGIWLVWFCVNFSYYGAFIWLPSLLYAQGFDLVRSFGYTLVITLAQLPGYAVAAVLVEVWGRRVTLASFLLGSAVSAVTFGMAGEVWQIIAAGCAMSFFNLGAWGALYAVTPEIYPTSVRASGAGAAAGFGRIASIAAPLLVPVVLGAWGNAVLFAIFGGAFVIGAAAAYLLLPEHAGDALETS; from the coding sequence ATGGCGAGCACCTCTGTGACGGCCCCGTCGCTGCCCACCCGTCCGGAGCGCATGGGTCGGCTGCCCTACACCCGGGCCCACACCCGCGTGCTGCTCGGGTCCGGGACCGGGTGGGCGCTGGATGCGATGGACGTCGGGCTCATCTCCTTCGTCGGCCTCGCCATCGCGACGCAGTGGGATCTGACCCGGACCGAGCAGTCCTGGCTGCTGTCCATCGGGTTCGTCGGGATGGCGCTCGGGGCGACCTTCGGCGGGATGCTCGCCGACCGCTACGGCCGGCGCACCGTCTTCGCCCTGACGCTGCTCGTCTACGGTCTCGCGACCGGTGCCTCCGCGCTGGTCAGCGGGCTGGCCGCGCTGCTGGTCCTGCGCTTCCTCGTGGGGATCGGGCTCGGCGCCGAGCTGCCGGTGGCCTCGACGTTGGTGAGCGAGCTGTCGCCGACGCGGATCCGCGGCCGGATGGTGGTGATCCTCGAGTCCTTCTGGGCGGTGGGGTGGCTCCTGGCCGCCCTCATCGGCTATTTCGTCGTGCCGATCAGCGACAACGGCTGGCGCTGGGCCTTCGCGGTCGGGCTGGTGCCGGCGGTGTATGCCGTCGTCATCCGGTGGGGGATGCCCGAGTCTCCGCTCTTCCTCGAGCGGCGGGGGCGGGTCGCCGAGGCCGAGGAGGTCGTCCGCGCCTTCGAGGACTCCGCCGGCCTCCCGCACGAGGAGAGCCGCCCGCTGCCGGAGGCGCCGCCCCGCACCCCTGGGACGCTCTGGTCCGCGGCCTACCGGGTGCGCACCCTCGGGATCTGGCTGGTGTGGTTCTGCGTCAACTTCTCCTACTACGGCGCGTTCATCTGGCTGCCGAGCCTGCTCTACGCGCAGGGTTTCGACCTCGTCCGCTCCTTCGGCTACACGCTGGTCATCACGCTCGCCCAGCTGCCGGGGTATGCGGTCGCCGCCGTCCTGGTCGAGGTGTGGGGTCGCCGGGTGACGCTGGCCAGCTTCCTGCTCGGGTCGGCGGTCTCTGCGGTGACCTTCGGGATGGCGGGGGAGGTGTGGCAGATCATCGCCGCCGGCTGCGCGATGAGCTTCTTCAACCTCGGTGCCTGGGGTGCGCTGTATGCCGTGACCCCGGAGATCTACCCGACCAGCGTCCGGGCGTCCGGGGCGGGCGCGGCGGCGGGCTTCGGCCGGATCGCCTCGATCGCGGCACCCCTGCTGGTGCCGGTCGTCCTCGGCGCCTGGGGCAACGCCGTCCTCTTCGCCATCTTCGGCGGCGCCTTCGTCATCGGTGCGGCGGCGGCATACCTCCTGCTGCCGGAGCACGCCGGTGACGCCCTCGAGACCAGCTGA
- a CDS encoding MFS transporter, which yields MTTTPLAPTAAAPSATRRDWAGLAVLMLPVLLVSIDTTVLNFALPQIARALSPTAAEQLWLIDAYPLVLATLLVTMGTVGDRIGRRRLLLIGATGFAGVSALAAFAPTAELLIAARVALGVFGATLMPATLSLLRTMFLDRSQRRLAVAIWATGFSAGSAVGPVVGGVLLAHFHWGSVFLVAVPILLPLLVLGPFLIRESRDPHPGRIDLVGVALSMAALGGLAWSIKHTAVAGLDAVAVAVLVVAVLAGVGFVRRMRRAANPMLDVSLFAVPVFSGALTVNLLSIVALTGFLFFVTQHLQLVEGMPPLEASLVLVPGVVAMVAAGLLVVRVVRHVPPGLAVVGGLAFSFCAYALLALGGTGITVPQITLAFVLLGLGIGAAETISNDQILTAVPAAKAGAASAASETAYEFGAVLGTTVLGGLLTAVYRSSLTIPAGTDEASAAAARDTLGGAVAAAERTGDQALLESARAAFDAGVGVTSTAGAVLVAGAALVAWVTLRRAER from the coding sequence ATGACCACGACTCCTCTCGCGCCGACCGCTGCGGCGCCCAGCGCCACCCGCCGCGACTGGGCGGGCCTCGCCGTGCTCATGCTGCCGGTGCTCCTCGTCTCGATCGACACGACGGTGCTCAACTTCGCCCTGCCGCAGATCGCGCGGGCCCTCTCCCCCACCGCCGCCGAGCAGCTGTGGCTCATCGACGCCTACCCGCTCGTCCTGGCCACCCTGCTCGTCACGATGGGCACCGTCGGGGACCGCATCGGTCGGCGCCGGCTCCTGCTCATCGGCGCGACCGGCTTCGCCGGCGTCTCCGCCCTGGCCGCCTTCGCCCCGACGGCCGAGCTGCTCATCGCCGCCCGGGTCGCCCTGGGGGTCTTCGGCGCGACGCTCATGCCGGCCACGCTGTCCCTGCTGCGCACGATGTTCCTCGACCGGTCCCAGCGACGGCTGGCCGTCGCGATCTGGGCCACGGGCTTCTCCGCCGGGTCGGCCGTGGGCCCGGTGGTGGGCGGGGTCCTGCTGGCGCACTTCCACTGGGGCTCGGTCTTCCTCGTCGCCGTCCCCATCCTGCTGCCGCTGCTCGTGCTGGGCCCCTTCCTCATCCGCGAGTCCCGCGACCCCCACCCCGGTCGCATCGACCTCGTCGGGGTCGCCCTGTCCATGGCGGCCCTCGGCGGCCTCGCCTGGTCTATCAAGCACACCGCGGTGGCCGGGCTCGACGCCGTCGCGGTCGCGGTCCTCGTCGTGGCCGTCCTCGCGGGCGTCGGCTTCGTGCGCCGGATGCGTCGCGCCGCCAACCCGATGCTCGACGTCAGCCTCTTCGCCGTCCCCGTCTTCTCCGGCGCGCTGACGGTCAACCTGCTGAGCATCGTCGCGCTGACCGGCTTCCTCTTCTTCGTCACCCAGCACCTGCAGCTCGTCGAGGGGATGCCCCCGCTGGAGGCCTCCCTCGTGCTCGTGCCGGGGGTGGTCGCGATGGTGGCCGCCGGGCTGCTCGTGGTCCGGGTCGTGCGCCACGTCCCGCCGGGCCTGGCCGTGGTGGGGGGCCTGGCCTTCTCCTTCTGCGCCTACGCCCTGCTCGCCCTGGGCGGGACCGGCATCACCGTGCCGCAGATCACCCTGGCCTTCGTCCTGCTCGGGCTGGGGATCGGCGCGGCCGAGACGATCTCCAACGACCAGATCCTCACCGCCGTGCCTGCCGCCAAGGCCGGGGCCGCGTCGGCGGCGAGCGAGACGGCCTACGAGTTCGGTGCGGTGCTCGGCACCACCGTGCTCGGTGGGCTCCTCACGGCGGTCTACCGCTCCTCCCTCACGATCCCGGCCGGCACCGACGAGGCCTCGGCCGCCGCGGCGCGGGACACCCTGGGTGGCGCCGTCGCGGCGGCCGAGCGGACCGGCGACCAGGCGCTGCTGGAGTCGGCCCGCGCCGCCTTCGACGCGGGGGTCGGGGTCACGAGCACCGCTGGGGCCGTGCTCGTCGCCGGGGCGGCGCTGGTCGCCTGGGTCACCCTGCGCCGGGCGGAGCGGTGA
- the rocD gene encoding ornithine--oxo-acid transaminase: protein MTELSTNQAFIDLEDQVAAHNYSPLPVVVEHAEGIHVTDVEGNTYIDALSGYSALNFGHRHPGLVQAAKDQLDRSTLTSRAFHNDQLGPFCEALARLVGKDMILPMNTGAEAVETALKIARKWAYQVKGVADGQAEIIVMDGNFHGRTTTIISFSDDPEAHDHYGPYTPGFVAVPYGDLAAIEAAITDNTAAVLVEPIQGEQGVMIPQEGFLPGLRQLCTDRNVLMIADEIQSGLGRTGTSLACEYEGVEADMYTLGKALGGGIVPVSAVAADADVMNVITPGTHGSTFGGNPLAAAVGKAVVDLLLTGEHQAHAKQLEGVFAEELGKLVGHGAEAVRVRGLWAGIDIDPELMTGKEACKALAKKGVLAKDTHGSTIRLAPPLTITEDELRQVTDTLASVLAEARG, encoded by the coding sequence ATGACTGAGCTGTCCACGAACCAGGCCTTCATCGACCTCGAGGACCAGGTCGCCGCCCATAACTACAGCCCGCTGCCCGTGGTGGTGGAGCACGCCGAGGGCATCCACGTGACCGATGTCGAGGGCAACACCTACATCGACGCGCTGTCCGGCTACTCGGCGCTCAACTTCGGGCACCGCCACCCCGGGCTGGTGCAGGCCGCCAAGGACCAGCTGGACCGCTCGACCCTCACCTCCCGCGCCTTCCACAACGACCAGCTCGGCCCCTTCTGCGAGGCCCTCGCCCGGCTCGTCGGCAAGGACATGATCCTGCCGATGAACACCGGCGCCGAGGCGGTCGAGACCGCCCTCAAGATCGCCCGCAAGTGGGCCTACCAGGTCAAGGGCGTGGCCGACGGCCAGGCCGAGATCATCGTCATGGACGGCAACTTCCACGGCCGCACGACGACGATCATCTCCTTCTCCGACGACCCGGAGGCGCACGACCACTACGGTCCCTACACGCCCGGTTTCGTCGCGGTGCCCTACGGCGACCTGGCCGCCATCGAGGCCGCGATCACCGACAACACGGCGGCCGTGCTCGTCGAGCCGATCCAGGGGGAGCAGGGCGTGATGATCCCCCAGGAGGGCTTCCTGCCCGGCCTGCGCCAGCTGTGCACCGACCGCAACGTCCTCATGATCGCCGACGAGATCCAGTCCGGCCTCGGCCGCACCGGCACCTCCCTGGCCTGCGAGTACGAAGGCGTCGAGGCCGACATGTACACCCTCGGCAAGGCACTCGGCGGCGGCATCGTGCCGGTCTCGGCCGTCGCCGCGGACGCCGACGTCATGAACGTCATCACCCCGGGCACCCACGGCTCGACCTTCGGCGGCAACCCGCTCGCTGCCGCGGTCGGCAAGGCGGTCGTCGACCTGCTCCTCACCGGCGAGCACCAGGCGCACGCCAAGCAGCTGGAGGGCGTCTTCGCCGAGGAGCTCGGCAAGCTCGTCGGCCACGGGGCCGAGGCGGTGCGCGTGCGCGGTCTGTGGGCCGGCATCGACATCGACCCCGAGCTCATGACCGGCAAGGAGGCCTGCAAGGCGCTGGCCAAGAAGGGTGTCCTCGCCAAGGACACCCACGGCTCGACCATCCGCCTCGCGCCGCCGCTGACCATCACCGAGGACGAGCTGCGCCAGGTCACCGACACGCTGGCCTCCGTGCTGGCCGAGGCCCGCGGCTGA